The proteins below come from a single Alkalispirillum mobile genomic window:
- a CDS encoding XrtA-associated tyrosine autokinase: MSIIEKALDKSRAHKGQQEDEAEVPGQTGEATGAEARSALGTDPTPATRSAEPPTSPTVAETAPPVRHSQKVNMDFAWLRKQGIIVPHDERTGLTEEFRIMKRPILDNAFGRNSAMRVPNGRLVMITSSMPGEGKTFCTLNLALSMALEVDRTVLVVDADVARPAIPHALGIDCDRGLMDVLTEPDIDIPDVLLRTNIPNLSVIPAGRPHGRSTEVLASQAMVQLLHDLNTRYEDRIILFDSPPLLATSEPGVLATHMGQIIMVVEAERTPRSSVERAMEQLQSCDVVLTTLNKSTRLPGMGGYGGYYARGSYGSSTYGQ, encoded by the coding sequence GTGAGTATAATTGAAAAAGCACTGGACAAGAGCCGCGCCCACAAAGGGCAACAGGAAGATGAAGCGGAGGTCCCCGGGCAAACCGGGGAGGCAACCGGAGCCGAGGCGCGGAGCGCGCTGGGGACGGACCCGACCCCCGCTACCCGGTCAGCAGAGCCGCCGACATCACCCACGGTGGCCGAGACGGCGCCCCCAGTCCGGCACTCGCAGAAGGTCAACATGGACTTCGCCTGGCTGCGCAAGCAGGGGATCATCGTGCCGCACGACGAACGCACCGGGCTGACCGAAGAGTTCCGGATCATGAAGCGGCCGATCCTGGACAATGCCTTTGGCCGCAACAGCGCCATGCGCGTGCCCAATGGGCGGCTGGTCATGATCACCAGCTCCATGCCGGGGGAGGGCAAAACGTTCTGCACCCTCAACCTGGCGCTCAGCATGGCCCTGGAGGTGGACCGCACCGTGCTGGTGGTGGACGCCGACGTGGCGCGCCCGGCCATCCCCCACGCCCTGGGTATTGATTGCGACCGCGGCCTGATGGATGTGCTGACCGAGCCGGACATCGACATCCCTGACGTACTGCTGCGCACCAACATCCCCAACCTCAGCGTCATCCCGGCAGGGCGGCCGCACGGCCGGTCCACGGAGGTGCTGGCCAGCCAGGCGATGGTGCAACTGCTGCACGATCTGAACACCCGCTACGAGGACCGCATCATCCTGTTCGACTCCCCGCCGCTGCTCGCCACCAGTGAGCCGGGGGTGCTGGCCACCCACATGGGGCAGATCATCATGGTGGTGGAGGCGGAGCGCACCCCGCGCAGCTCGGTGGAACGGGCCATGGAACAGCTGCAGAGTTGCGATGTAGTGCTGACCACCCTGAACAAGTCCACGCGCCTGCCGGGCATGGGCGGCTATGGGGGCTACTACGCCCGGGGCAGCTACGGGAGCAGTACGTATGGTCAATAG